A single window of Gossypium hirsutum isolate 1008001.06 chromosome A10, Gossypium_hirsutum_v2.1, whole genome shotgun sequence DNA harbors:
- the LOC107897465 gene encoding RING-H2 finger protein ATL3, which translates to MDKPGFYESTAVAITGKIMAIGIIVLFLVVIFVLGLHLYAKWFWWRNEEPTSHPSSRSSRRRFVFAPGQDTTHPQRTSKGLDSTIIASLPALIFRQDEFKEGLECAVCLCEVIEGEKARLLPKCKHGFHVDCIDMWFQSHSTCPLCRNPIVIGGEFENPSHLVDGTNVQAHVQSQNDGSGSGYSTDSPSFPTNVLFWGNDTQVSSGSACLDEGSSASSASIGSSAMASTSGRQEGMLVIDVPMNGNENPPEEESKSAMPTRLRSLKRLLSRERRVAPNSSGSCSVDA; encoded by the coding sequence aTGGATAAGCCTGGGTTCTATGAATCAACAGCAGTGGCGATAACAGGGAAGATCATGGCCATTGGCATAATAGTTCTCTTCTTAGTGGTGATTTTTGTGCTTGGTCTTCATCTTTATGCTAAATGGTTTTGGTGGCGCAATGAAGAACCAACTTCCCATCCTTCAAGCCGTAGCAGCCGACGCCGTTTCGTCTTTGCTCCAGGGCAAGACACTACTCATCCTCAACGTACAAGTAAAGGTCTTGATTCAACAATTATCGCTTCCCTCCCTGCGTTAATTTTCCGTCAAGACGAGTTTAAAGAAGGGCTTGAATGTGCGGTTTGTTTATGTGAGGTTATAGAAGGAGAGAAAGCTAGGCTGCTTCCTAAATGTAAACATGGTTTCCACGTTGATTGTATTGATATGTGGTTTCAATCACACTCGACTTGTCCTCTTTGTAGAAACCCCATTGTTATTGGGGGTGAGTTTGAGAATCCAAGTCACCTTGTTGATGGAACCAATGTTCAAGCTCATGTTCAGTCTCAAAATGATGGTTCAGGTTCTGGGTATTCAACAGATTCTCCTAGTTTCCCTACGAATGTGTTGTTTTGGGGTAATGACACGCAGGTTAGTAGCGGTAGTGCTTGTTTGGATGAGGGTTCTTCAGCATCATCTGCTTCTATTGGTTCCTCTGCCATGGCATCTACCAGTGGTAGGCAAGAAGGGATGTTGGTGATTGATGTTCcaatgaatggaaatgagaatcCACCAGAGGAAGAATCAAAGTCTGCAATGCCTACAAGATTAAGGTCTTTGAAGAGACTTTTAAGCAGGGAAAGAAGGGTAGCTCCTAATAGTTCAGGGAGTTGTTCAGTTGATGCTTGA
- the LOC107897464 gene encoding ubiquitin-conjugating enzyme E2 34 — protein MAEKSCVKRLQKEYRALCKEPVSHVVARPSPSDILEWHYVLEGSEGTPFAGGYYYGKIKFPPEYPYKPPGITMITPNGRFMTQKKICLSMSDFHPESWNPMWSVSSILTGLLSFMMDNSPTTGSVNTTAAEKQRLAKTSLSFNCKNPTFRKLFPEYVDKYNKQQQLISEHSSPESPQGENSKPKTEKLVGSSGEDVKKVIPRRKQPFPTWMMFLLVSVFGIVMALPLLQL, from the exons ATGGCAGAGAAATCGTGCGTTAAGCGCCTTCAGAAAGAATACAGAGCACTTTGTAAG GAACCAGTTTCTCATGTTGTTGCTCGTCCATCCCCAAGTGACATTCTTGAATGGC ATTATGTGCTGGAAGGGAGTGAAGGAACACCTTTTGCAG GTGGATATTACTATGGAAAGATCAAGTTCCCTCCTGAGTATCCCTACAAACCTCCTGGAATCAC CATGATCACCCCCAATGGACGGTTTATGACACAGAAGAAAATATGCTTGTCCATGAGTGATT TTCATCCAGAAAGTTGGAATCCAATGTGGTCTGTATCAAG CATACTCACAGGGCTTCTATCTTTCATG ATGGATAACAGTCCTACCACTGGCAGTGTAAACACTACAGCTGCTGAGAAGCAACGCCTGGCAAAAACATCCCTTTCTTTTAATTGTAAAAA CCCCACATTCAGAAAATTGTTTCCAGAGTATGTCGATAAGTACAACAAGCAGCAGCAGCTCATTTCAGAGCATTCCTCACCTGAATCACCTCAAGGAGAAAATTCAAAACCCAAGACGGAAAAACTTGTAGGCTCTTCAGGGGAAGATGTTAAAAAAGTCATTCCAAGAAGAAAACAGCCGTTCCCAACATGGATGATGTTTTTGCTAGTTTCCGTCTTTGGAATTGTGATGGCATTGCCGTTGCTTCAACTTTAG
- the LOC107896119 gene encoding pectinesterase — MNESKEILTKIFDSAKHISSTKKHKKIFLAVLACLVIVAALIGIVAKENSRNKFDETNTSHHAIVKSACSSTFYPDLCFSAIAAAAAKNVTGKKDVIRLSLNITASAVEHNYFKIKKLLARTGLTEREVTALQDCLETINVTLDELHQAVEDLHGYPYKKPLTQHADDLKTLISAAMTNQETCLDGFSHKNADKEVRKALIDGEKYVEKMCSNALAMIKNMTDVDIANEMLIKRSNRKLEEEGNGIGWPRWLSTGDRRRLRSSSVIPDVVVVADGSGDYKTVSEAVAKAPVNSRKRYVIRIKAGVYRENVEIPSNKTNIMFIGDGRSRTIITGKRNVVDGSTTFRSASVAVAGEGFLARDITFENTAGPSKHQAVALRVSADLTAFYQCNMIAYQDTLYVHSQRQFFVNCLITGTVDFIFGNAAAVFQNCDIRARRPHRGQKNMVTAQGRTDPNQNTGIVFQKCRIGATSDLQSVKNNFPTYLGRPWKEYSRTVILQSDISDVIQPAGWHDWNGSFALKTLFYGEYQNTGASAGTHARVKWEGHKVITNESEAQSYTADKFISGGSWLYSTGFPFYLDL; from the exons ATGAACGAATCTAAGgaaattttaaccaaaattttcgATTCTGCCAAACACATTTCCTCCACCAAGAAGCACAAGAAAATTTTCTTGGCAGTTTTAGCATGTTTAGTGATTGTTGCTGCATTAATCGGCATTGTTGCGAAAGAGAATTCACGAAATAAATTCGATGAAACCAATACATCCCATCATGCCATAGTGAAATCTGCTTGTAGCAGCACATTCTACCCTGATTTATGCTTCTCAGCCATTGCAGCCGCCGCCGCCAAAAATGTTACCGGCAAAAAGGACGTCATCAGATTGTCACTAAACATCACGGCCAGCGCCGTTGAACACAACTACTTCAAAATCAAGAAGCTGTTGGCTCGAACGGGACTCACTGAGCGTGAAGTTACTGCTCTCCAGGATTGTTTGGAGACCATAAATGTGACCCTGGACGAGCTTCACCAAGCTGTTGAGGATCTGCATGGGTATCCTTACAAGAAACCATTGACTCAACATGCGGATGATCTCAAGACACTGATAAGTGCCGCCATGACCAACCAAGAAACTTGCTTGGATGGTTTCTCTCATAAAAATGCCGATAAGGAAGTCCGTAAAGCCCTGATTGATGGTGAGAAGTATGTTGAGAAGATGTGCAGCAATGCGCTTGCAATGATCAAGAACATGACGGACGTGGATATTGCAAACGAGATGCTCATCAAGAGATCAAACAGGAAGCTCGAGGAGGAAGGAAATGGCATTGGCTGGCCAAGGTGGTTGTCCACTGGAGACCGGCGTAGGCTTCGATCGTCTTCGGTGATCCCTGACGTGGTTGTGGTCGCAGATGGTAGCGGAGACTACAAAACAGTGTCGGAAGCGGTGGCCAAAGCACCGGTAAACAGCAGGAAAAGATATGTCATTAGAATCAAAGCAGGTGTCTATAGAGAAAACGTGGAAATCCCCAGTAATAAGACTAACATAATGTTCATCGGAGATGGAAGAAGTAGAACGATCATCACCGGAAAAAGGAACGTGGTCGATGGTAGTACAACTTTCCGCTCTGCCTCTGTTG CTGTGGCTGGTGAAGGGTTCCTTGCTCGAGACATAACGTTCGAGAACACCGCCGGTCCGTCCAAGCACCAAGCCGTTGCCCTCCGTGTCAGCGCTGATCTTACAGCATTCTATCAATGCAACATGATAGCATACCAAGACACTCTCTATGTTCACTCCCAAAGACAATTCTTTGTAAATTGCCTCATAACAGGAACCGTTGATTTTATCTTCGGCAATGCAGCGGCGGTATTCCAAAACTGCGACATCCGTGCTCGAAGACCCCACAGAGGGCAGAAAAACATGGTGACAGCACAAGGCAGGACTGACCCCAACCAAAACACCGGAATTGTTTTTCAGAAATGTAGAATAGGTGCCACCTCTGATTTGCAGAGCGTTAAGAACAACTTCCCGACGTATCTCGGCAGGCCCTGGAAGGAATATTCAAGGACCGTGATACTGCAATCGGACATTAGCGATGTGATCCAACCTGCAGGGTGGCACGACTGGAATGGGAGTTTTGCCTTGAAGACATTGTTCTATGGCGAGTACCAGAACACTGGGGCATCTGCCGGAACTCATGCGAGAGTGAAATGGGAAGGTCACAAGGTGATCACTAATGAAAGTGAGGCTCAATCGTATACTGCTGACAAGTTCATTTCTGGTGGAAGTTGGTTATACTCTACAGGCTTTCCTTTCTATCTTGATTTATAA
- the LOC107897466 gene encoding uncharacterized protein isoform X1 produces MGFQVWWLDPFALDEIIQVETMNKSPAHQQYETSDSSYEFDPQVNFSQFLEEARQHARDINLQRSSSCSEEVGKKGLGAEKKSKKSWRISLFSWWKINRKSKPGSDPVHVPNPSKPTKGYGSGPLCITTRGIKTRHQRPSSGPVSILFTPTRKMENEVPYMSLDQPNDPYHINTYGPVYLVT; encoded by the exons ATGGGGTTTCAAGTTTGGTGGTTGGACCCTTTTGCCTTAGATGAAATCATTCAAGTG GAAACCATGAACAAATCTCCAGCGCATCAGCAATATGAGACAAGTGATTCTTCTTATGAATTTGATCCTCAGGTGAACTTTTCACAG TTTCTAGAAGAAGCAAGACAACATGCAAGAGACATAAACTTGCAGCGGTCATCTTCATGTTCAGAAGAAGTGGGGAAGAAAGGGTTGGGAGCTGAGAAAAAAAGCAAGAAGTCATGGAGGATTTCACTCTTCTCATGGTGGAAAATTAACAGAAAGAGCAAACCTGGTTCGGATCCTGTCCATGTTCCTAATCCTTCCAAGCCAACTAAAGGTTATGGTTCGGGCCCATTGTGTATAACCACAAGGGGAATCAAAACACGGCACCAGCGTCCATCATCAGGGCCAGTCTCCATCCTTTTCACCCCCACAAGGAAAATGGAGAATGAGGTGCCTTACATGAGTCTTGACCAGCCAAATGATCCTTATCATATCAACACCTATGGACCTGTTTATTTGGTAACATAG
- the LOC107897466 gene encoding uncharacterized protein isoform X2 gives MNKSPAHQQYETSDSSYEFDPQVNFSQFLEEARQHARDINLQRSSSCSEEVGKKGLGAEKKSKKSWRISLFSWWKINRKSKPGSDPVHVPNPSKPTKGYGSGPLCITTRGIKTRHQRPSSGPVSILFTPTRKMENEVPYMSLDQPNDPYHINTYGPVYLVT, from the exons ATGAACAAATCTCCAGCGCATCAGCAATATGAGACAAGTGATTCTTCTTATGAATTTGATCCTCAGGTGAACTTTTCACAG TTTCTAGAAGAAGCAAGACAACATGCAAGAGACATAAACTTGCAGCGGTCATCTTCATGTTCAGAAGAAGTGGGGAAGAAAGGGTTGGGAGCTGAGAAAAAAAGCAAGAAGTCATGGAGGATTTCACTCTTCTCATGGTGGAAAATTAACAGAAAGAGCAAACCTGGTTCGGATCCTGTCCATGTTCCTAATCCTTCCAAGCCAACTAAAGGTTATGGTTCGGGCCCATTGTGTATAACCACAAGGGGAATCAAAACACGGCACCAGCGTCCATCATCAGGGCCAGTCTCCATCCTTTTCACCCCCACAAGGAAAATGGAGAATGAGGTGCCTTACATGAGTCTTGACCAGCCAAATGATCCTTATCATATCAACACCTATGGACCTGTTTATTTGGTAACATAG